A segment of the Ipomoea triloba cultivar NCNSP0323 chromosome 1, ASM357664v1 genome:
AACAAACTTTTTGAACTATTACTCTCTTGATCAAGCATTATTTGAAATagttaaatacaataatacttttttattgATTATCATATGCTTAGCATAGTTTATAAAACTCATTTTCTTGAAGAAATTATAAACTTGTCGTATCAATCTCGATCTATCTAGTCATTCCATTTGAAACTTTCAAAAAATCAACGTGTAGAGCTTAgaataaaaagttttgaaaactTCAAAATTATACTCTGTACATTGTAAAAAGTTTggactaaaataaaaaagaaaaaagggacCTGTATTAAGTTTCATATTTTCAGTCAATGACACTATCTCTGGCTCCCAGTTCTGGGATTTTTGGCAGCATTTTACCTATACTATACAAAATGTTAATGAAGTTACTTTCTATAACACAACCCCATATTCATGGAGGGGAGAGCGCTCAGGCATCTCCTTCTTGTCCAATCTAAAACTACATTTACCTGGTTGACGAGCTATTGTTCAACGCTATTTTCTAAACCAGAACTGTGATCTTGAACTAAATTCTCCACTGGGTTTTGTTCTGACCAAACAGCTGCATCTGCATACCCAAGCTCGAAGAGCATATCGAGGATATCATCTTCTGCTGGCTCAAGTGCCCAGTTGAAGAGCTGAAATGTTTGAAGAAAGAAGATCATACAAGCCCAACAGGATAAGAATTCACCTGTAGATGTTAGGAAACGTCTTCAATGATTACCTGTCGGGATGTTGCCCTATTTTCAGGATTGCAGTCAGGACTAATTCCAATTCCCCGCAATCCCAGCCTGCTTGCTGGAAAAGCACAAACACGTACCTGAGAAATAAAAGTAACAGTTGTAAATTGCTTCAAGGAGTTTGATAGACATCAATTAATGAAAGGAAAGGAGGATAGAAACTTCTGTTGCGCTTCTACTGATGATATTGCAAATTATAGATGGGACAACTCTGATTTTGCAGAATacgaataaaaacaaataaaataccgtTTCAGGAGCAGAAGTTGGTGGCATAAATAATGTCAAACCCCCATCAATGCAAACTCGATTTCGGAACATTGTGACAGGCCTTGGTGCAAGATATCTGCACTAAATAGCATTTATAGTTCAAATTATGCAATAAACAAACACAATAGCTGAAGTAGCAAGGGGAGGTGTGTACCCAGGAATAAAAGAAGATGTAATGACAGCATTTATGAGGTCCTCCTTAGAATCAAACTGATCAACGAGCAAACCTCTTGGCCTCCAAAGAATCTCTGTTACGGCAACTACAATGAAGGCAATGCTATCAACACTAGGCAAGAAGGACAAGTCAAACTTGTAGGAAAAGTCCAGGAGGGAAAATAATTTAGACTTACTACGAACTCTTCCATTAGACCTAATATGGATGTCATCTGGCaaagtttcaattaaaatatttctgaGAACAGCCTGGTGTAGAAAATAATCATGTATTAGATTGCGTCATTGTGATTTGTTTACCAAAAGATAACCTATAATAAAGTTTAAGCTTTGGCAGCAACAGAATGATATCTTGAGCAGTGCACCTATATGCTTTAGTCCCTAGCGACAATGCTTcccaattatttttttgttcaaattCTTACACGTAAAGTAGGTGGACTGCAGCAAATAATTACACTTTCAAGTAAAGATACTCATTGAATGGAAATAAGCCAACCCTTGAAGATGCCGCAATGCTTGGCTCTTATATACACCCAATGTCCCAATTTAAGATCAATACTTGGTTTTTATTGAGGAAGAAAGAgtaaaaaatttgtatataagaTATGGAGTAACATATATTCACATGTATACGTATATATGAAATGAACCAAAGGAAGTCGGTGCATTGTTGTCTCTAGATAGTAAACTTTCAAGACACCTCTATGGCTATGTCTCTAAGAAATATACTGTTTTACGTAATTAAGACTTATAGATAGCACTTGAGCAAACCAATCAATCAAATTTTCAACAAATAAGACAGCAAAAACATGTAAATGATGTAAACAAAAAGATGAATGTATTTAGATTCATATACATATTGTTTCAACATTAAAGCATGTATACCCCGAGGCGAAATGCAGTTCCCTTAAGCCGGCAATCTTTAGCCAATTCTTTAGTTGCTTGTAATGCTTCTTGCATACTGGATCCAGATGCTATTGTCGCACAAACAATAGCTCCAGCAGATGAACCAGCTAAGGGCGTTGTGTCCTGGTTCAAAAAAAACGTATTGTTATGAACGAGCTAAATGcaactaaatataattatgataatcTATGCTTTTGTAGTAGTAAAATTTCTAGATACTGGTTTTGCAGCATAGTTCTCACCGGAATTAATCAAACTGATGCAGACTAAGAGTTTGTGATAATAAAATTTAGGAATCAAACAGAGATTACAAATGAACGACAAGGAAAATCGAAGCGATATCTAAATACCTTGATGTATCCTTTCTCAATTAGGAACTGAGATACACCGAGATGGTACGGAAACAAGAGTCCGGCGGCGGAGAAGCTAAACCCGGGACTAGTAACCGCCTTTCGCCTCCGCTCGGCTTCTACATCCTTCACACTCTGCTCCCACAGAACCTCCGGCTGGACCGGGTCCTCCACCACCGTCGCAATCCCCTCCTTCCTCTTCTTCCATAAATAGCTCTCCCTCTCCGAATCATCCTTAAACATCGTCACTCGCTCCTCACCTTCCTCCGCATTAATTATTTCAGTACTACCGACGCCTTGGCGCTTCAGAATCCGCGAAGCTAGGCCAATGAAGAGCTCGCCGGTCGCCACCGCAAACGACTTCTTCTCCTCCGCCGtggacggcggcggcggcggcggtggtttGGAGTTGGCTTTGGCTGAGAATTTGAGCGCGGTGGTTGTGCGGAGCGGGAAAGCGAGGCGGAGGTTGCGATTAGGGTTAGGCAGAGGGCGGAGAGGGCGAGGGTTTGAGAGGACGAGAGAAGAGAGCGAAGCCATGGATTCTTTGGCAGTTGGTTAGGAAGAAGAAAGGAACTAAggaagtatttttattttttttttgaaaacaactaaGGAAGTAtaattctattttcaaaaaaaaaaaaggaagtatAATTCTGTTTCATTTCGGCGATGAATTTTATGTAAGCTTACTCATACGACGCCGTACTATTCTAATTGAGTAACCGTTTAGCCGTTTAGGCATTTCGTAAAACTTACCGGGCGAATCGTACAAGATACAATTAGTAGTATGCATAATTGTATTCAATACTATAGATGTAAGAAGTGCATTTAATACAATCAATACTAGTGTTCATTGGTATAGGCTTTTGATAGTGCTTCGCTAGATTAATCTTAAACTCTTCATATTTACTGTGGGACTTGTAGCCATGCTCACAATGTCATTTTAAATCGTGACGTCAAGTCAGACGATGAATCACTACACTAAGTCTCAAAGGTTTTGATAGTGTAATTTTGCTTTGAGGATACGTGAATTATTGTACACTACACAATAATTCTTGTAGATAGTGTGTACTTGAGACAATTAGAGAGATCTATTTATACTAGAGATCTTCCAATTGGAAGTACACTCAAATCGATTACGCAACGTGCAAGCTATTGATGTATGATTGGTGAAGTGGTTATTATTAGTGACGACACCTAATTCCGTGGCTGATTCCAAATTAAATGTGTTTGGAAATAATTGTACTCGTGGACCTAATATCTAGATCATTTGACTGGTATAACAATCTTACAACccgttaaattttattttaattaattaagaactAAATTACTAAAAGTCAAGGATCTTGTAGTCCAATAACACCAAATTGTTCTCTCGTGATATTGACTTTGTTCTCctataagaaaagaaaatagttatgaacagatactgcagtgtaacagagtcagtagtattcaaaaattactataaaatctttttttttttttttttttgcaaatactATAAAATCTTATTAAGAAGAGTAACTAAAAATTGGAAAACCTCATCAATCATGCAAAGAGAGTGTAGATCAAAGATCAAATGCTTCTAACGTGACCTAACTTATAGTAACAAACTCGATTTCGGTTCTCTAATGCCATCTAATGAACACAATTACAAAAGACAATAATCAAATGAGATGaattgtcacaaaaaaaaaaaaaactatataatcaaaataaatgtaaCAGAAGAAAACATAATCCATAACTCGTCCAACAATCTGAAACTGTACAGAATTTAATGTCAGAGCAGAACTCCGAGGTTGATCACTGTGGTCGGAAGAGCAACCGCCAACAACATCTGCCATGGTTTGAAGAATGGTGCCATCCCTTTTGCTTCACTACTGCAGGATACATTCTTATCATGGAATGTGCACTGTGTATGATTTCTGCagcaaaaaaaagaagaaaaatactaaTAAACAAAACCGATATAATATGTAATTAACCTATAAGTAACCTATTTTTATTACTATATAGTATTTTTAGATAATAACAATCACGTTCTAGCTGATTATACCAGAAAATACTTGGTCGGGACTAGTATTGGTTGAGGAAGGACCTAAACCGACATTGTGGAAATAGAAACATAGCCAAATGGTCATTGTTGCCAACAATCATATGATTTTTTAGCTCTTGAATCACCGAGAGTTGAAAATTAGGAAAATAGATTGACGACTCGAGTCACTAGACGGACCAAATTTTTTATGACTACTTTTGTTAGTAGAGTAGTCGTGATAGGGATCGGAAATATTCCAATCCCTAAAATAGTCTGGAAAGTCATTTCTGATTGAAAATCATGAATTTTTTCTAATAGAagttattgtgtatatataaatttgttcaAGTGTGGACGCGTCTTAACGTATGAACAGTGcgattcacaccactcaatattataaaatgcaccattcaatTGTGCATATTTGTATGATACATTTTCTAACCTGAGTGGTATATATCCGTATATATAGTGCTGACGTTCACATACATCCACACTTGAACTCTACTAtaaatatgtgtgtgtatagaaATTGATACCTGGATGAACAAAACGACACAACATAATCAGTAGCAGAGCAAGTGACAACACTGGTAGGATCATCAAAGGCGAAGCTGTAAGCAATAGGGCACGCGGCCTTGAAGCTCTTGGAATAGTTAGTAGGCAAGCACGACGCCGGCCTACCGAACGCGCCGCGACAGCAATACTCGTCCGTGTCGAACACGTTGCACGCGCTCCGGCACGCCACCGTCTTCCCGCCGGACTTCAAGGCCAGCTCGGACGGGCAATTCTCCCGCAAGTCCTTATCGCATCCGACGGCGCTGCAGTTCCCCTTGCCGTTAACCGGCTTCACCACGATCGGCAAATTGAAGCCGTCCACGAGGCTAACGTCGTAGAAATCGGTCTCGCCGAGAGTGAAATCGGCGATCGACGCCGGCGGCTGGCCGGTTCCCGAGCACTTTAGAGCGCCGCCGCAGCTGCCGGTTTGGCAGGGGGTGCTGCTCCCGTTGCTTTTGTCGAAATTGCAGCCGGTCCGGCCCCATATCCGGCCGTTCCAGCCGGACGGAGCGGCGAACACGGCGGATTGGCCCGGTTTTAGCGCGAAACCGTCGCCGCTGTCGTTGTTGTTGGTGGTTATTCCAGGCCATACCGTCTCTTTGCAATTGTTTATAATGGTGATATTTGTACACTTTGACAATTTTACTCCTGTCCATATATAAAACATGTAAAAAAcaatgtaaaaaatttacaaatgcaTCATATGGAGTGGCTTATGAGTTATGACTTTAATTTgacacaataattttaaaaaaatcccgTAAGTTACAATACTGcgttttttaaagttgaacCTTATATTTTACGAGTTGTACTCTACCTATGTATTTTTTAGTAAAACACAAAGTACAACTTTTCGAAATAATTTCTCCATAAAACAAGAGTATACTTTTACGTAGAGGTTTTACACAACGAGTATATTTGATTTAGAAAAAACTAGGAGGGAATTGGCAAGCATGGCAAAAGTCCGACAACGAGGCAGAGAATAAAACttgtagtttatttattttttatcaatcGAAACATACTCCATTTGAAACATACCTTGATAATAACATTAAAAGCACGTGTAAGTACAATATTACTCAATTCAGAGCTCATTACTTAAAGTACGTGTACATATGTTGCCATTTAATGAAGTCGTATTTTTAGAACATCCACATCTGTTGAGTTTTTACATATCCTTTAGGTAGTGAGGTGGGAGAGAAaataatggaagaaaaaaagagaagcaaaaaaaaaaaaaaaagcaacgcCTACTAGTTAGAATGGCGGTCACTCTGACGCGCTTGTTCGGGGCGCAAAGTGTGCTTAAATGCACTATTCCAAGGCTTTTTTGTCTTCTTCAAAAAACCTTGTTTTGCAGCAGAAAAAATTGGCCAAAAACTATGCTTCTCGTCAGCCAAAAACTACCTACTCAATTTATTACTATTCCAAAACCATGCAAAGTGCACTGTTGTGGATGCTCTTATAACTATTTCGACACCACTACATAATAGAAATGATGATAGAAGAGAGGCATAAAGTGTGTACCTGAAGCAATAGCAAGCAAAAGAAGGAAGAGCTTTGGAAATGCAGTGGAAGCCATTGAATTGTACGTAATGAAGTGAATGTTAAGAGTGGGTTTATAAGGGTGAGTGAAGAGTAAAGTGAAGTGAAAGAATGCATGCAGAGgcttcctttcttcttcaccAATCAAGTGATAATACCTTACTTTGTATTCCTCACAACCTTGTATCCTCTCCCTTTTAGTACaattaatactagtattttattcaaaaaaaattactccctaATATTTTGTCTCGAAATTTTACTTCATAGTATCAGATTTGCTTCTCTAGAATATGTTAGAAAATACTACTTGTCTCAAATTTTCACTCCATATCaatagtgtgtttggttcaaatattgGAATCAGAAT
Coding sequences within it:
- the LOC116027373 gene encoding patatin-like phospholipase domain-containing protein 2, which translates into the protein MASLSSLVLSNPRPLRPLPNPNRNLRLAFPLRTTTALKFSAKANSKPPPPPPPSTAEEKKSFAVATGELFIGLASRILKRQGVGSTEIINAEEGEERVTMFKDDSERESYLWKKRKEGIATVVEDPVQPEVLWEQSVKDVEAERRRKAVTSPGFSFSAAGLLFPYHLGVSQFLIEKGYIKDTTPLAGSSAGAIVCATIASGSSMQEALQATKELAKDCRLKGTAFRLGAVLRNILIETLPDDIHIRSNGRVRIAVTEILWRPRGLLVDQFDSKEDLINAVITSSFIPGYLAPRPVTMFRNRVCIDGGLTLFMPPTSAPETVRVCAFPASRLGLRGIGISPDCNPENRATSRQLFNWALEPAEDDILDMLFELGYADAAVWSEQNPVENLVQDHSSGLENSVEQ
- the LOC116027570 gene encoding pathogenesis-related thaumatin-like protein 3.5, whose translation is MASTAFPKLFLLLLAIASGVKLSKCTNITIINNCKETVWPGITTNNNDSGDGFALKPGQSAVFAAPSGWNGRIWGRTGCNFDKSNGSSTPCQTGSCGGALKCSGTGQPPASIADFTLGETDFYDVSLVDGFNLPIVVKPVNGKGNCSAVGCDKDLRENCPSELALKSGGKTVACRSACNVFDTDEYCCRGAFGRPASCLPTNYSKSFKAACPIAYSFAFDDPTSVVTCSATDYVVSFCSSRNHTQCTFHDKNVSCSSEAKGMAPFFKPWQMLLAVALPTTVINLGVLL